In Arctopsyche grandis isolate Sample6627 unplaced genomic scaffold, ASM5162203v2 HiC_scaffold_438, whole genome shotgun sequence, one genomic interval encodes:
- the LOC143922121 gene encoding uncharacterized protein LOC143922121, with amino-acid sequence MAVRKQRLDKYYNLAKEKGYRARSAFKLLELNKKYNFLADAHIAVDLCAAPGGWMQILAQEMPSPRKIIGIDLDPIKYLGSDTLSFMGDITTVECRRTLIRHLEGHQVDVFVHDGAPNFGTSKERDMFVQNDLVLHALKLATEFLKEGGCFVTKVFRSENFFKITKVLQELFEAVDVTKPLSSRQESAEIFVVCRRFKNPEEVNPSVIKGKYDIPVLDDLVEENEIEEKEGPVILTVEEKINEIRSKLDKKGKSKKIKGLSNITMARDGFFDDRIFEEFDSKEDEQGDDVIPEETQEISEDTYSDDIELTCDRRVATLNEFNTIPKKVREYLGRKRGRAARRANKVIKEVEVENEEEEA; translated from the exons ATGGCTGTTAGAAAACAAAGGTTGGATAAGTATTATAATTTGGCTAAAGAAAAGGGTTACAGAGCAAGATCTGCATTTAAATTATTGGAGTTGAACAAAAAGTACAATTTTCTTGCCGATGCCCATATTGCGGTAGATCTTTGTGCTGCTCCAGGAGGTTGGATGCAAATTCTAGCACAAGAAATGCCATCTCCAAGAAAAATCATTGGTATCGATTTAGATCCAATTAAGTATTTGGGTTCAGATACACTTTCATTTATGGGAGATATAACTACAGTAGAATGTAGAAGAACTTTGATTAGACATTTAGAAGGGCATCAAGTTGATGTATTTGTACATGACGGTGCACCCAATTTTGGAACGTCTAAAGAAAGAGATATGTTTGTACAAAATGATTTAGTTCTACATGCTTTAAAATTAGCAACGGAATTCTTAAAAGAAGGTGGGTGTTTCGTTACTAAAGTTTTTAGAAgtgaaaacttttttaaaattacaaaagtaTTACAAGAATTATTTGAGGCTGTTGATGTTACAAAACCTTTAAGTTCTAGACAAGAATCTGCAGAAATTTTTGTTGTTTGTAGAAGATTTAAAAATCCAGAAGAAGTTAATCCTA GTGTTATAAAAGGAAAATATGACATACCCGTTCTTGATGATTTagttgaagaaaatgaaattgaGGAGAAAGAAGGGCCTGTTATATTAACAGTAGAAGAAAAAATTAATGAGATTCGATCCAAACTAGATAAGAAaggaaaaagcaaaaaaattaaaggactttcaaatataacaatgGCCAGGGACGGTTTTTTTGATGACAGAATATTTGAAGAATTTGATTCTAAAGAAGATGAGCAAGGGGATGATGTAATACCCGAAGAAACACAAGAAATATCTGAAGATACTT ATTCTGATGATATTGAACTTACATGTGATCGAAGGGTTGCCACATTAAATGAATTTAACACTATTCCTAAAAAAGTTCGAGAATACCTGGGAAGAAAAAGGGGTAGGGCGGCAAGGCGTGCTAACAAAGTTATTAAGGAGGTTGAAGTTGAAAACGAAGAAGAGGAAGCG